A segment of the Candidatus Pelagisphaera phototrophica genome:
CGGGGTTTTCCTTTCCTTGCACTTGCTCTTATCCCAAAGCTCCATCTTACTTTTAAAAATCGAGCCTTCGAATGACATCTACCCGATGAGCGAACCAACACACACCGGAACTGACTTCTACGCAAACGCGCTCGAATCTCCGCTAAATAGTCAAACCGAGTCCGTGCTTCGGCCCCACTCCTTCCAAGACTTCGTCGGCCAGTCCAAAACCATCGAGCGTCTCAAAATCATGTCAGGCGCCGCTCGAAAACGGAACGAGCCATTAAATCACCTATTACTCAGCGGCCCTCCTGGTCTCGGCAAGACCAGCTTGTCATTTATCCTTGGTGCTGAAATGGGGACCAATGTAAGGGTTACCTCAGGTCCCGTAATTGAAAAGGCCAGCGATCTCGCGGGAATGCTTACCAATTTGCAGGAAGGCGACATCCTCTTCATCGATGAGATTCATAGACTTCCAAAAACCGTAGAGGAGTACCTGTATTCAGCGATGGAGGACTACCGAATCGACATCATGATCGACCAAGGCCCAAACGCCCGATCCGTGAGGCTTAACATACCCAAGTTCACATTGGTAGGGGCCACCACGCGCAGCGGTCTCCTCACAGCCCCACTTCGTAGTCGCTTCACTCTCCAAACGCGACTCGACTACTACAATACGGACCAGCTATTGAGTATCGTGAACCGAAGCTGCGATCTTCTAAATATCGCCGTAGAAGGTGAAGGGAGTGCCGAAATCGCGAGCCGCTCGAGAGGGACGCCACGAATCGCCAATAACCTCGTGTATTTTGTTCGAGACTACGCAGAAGAAAAAGGCGACGGGGTGATTACCCGGGACATCGCTCGCAAAGCACTCGAATTGCTCGAGATAGATCGACATGGCTTGGACGAAATGGACAAGCGGATCCTAACTACGATTGCCAAGACCTACAAAGGTGGTCCCGTTGGATTGAGCACTATTGCCGTCGCTGTGGGGGAGGAACGAGACACCTTGGAAGAAGTTCATGAACCCTATCTAATCCAGAATGGGTTTCTGCAAAGAACTCCACAGGGAAGAATTATCACGGGTAAAGGCTATGAGGCAATTGGGCTAGAGGACAAATCCGTTCCCAGTACACCAAATCTACTCTGAACTTAGCGGGATTACGCCTTGCATTAGTCACGACGACATCTTTCAATGATGGCCTTAATTAGTTGGGGAACCGCTTGAAATGGCGCGTTTTCAAGCAGTAATGATGGAGGCGCCAGCTATCTGCTCTGCATATTTAGAAAAGGCGCTTTCTCAAAAATGGATATATATGTAGGCAATCTGTCATTCGACGCATCGGAAGATGATGTACGTGGAGCGTTCGCGACCTTCGGTACAGTCGAATCTGTAAAAATGATCATGGATCGCGAAACCGGAAGACCACGTGGGTTCGCATTTGTAAACATGACGGGATCGGACGAAGCGAATACCGCGATCGAATCGCTAAACGGAAGTGAACTATTAGGTCGCGAACTCCGAGTTCGCGAAGCAACTCCTAGACCGGAACGTCCACGTGGCGGCGGTGCTGGGGGCGGAGGCTATCGCGGTGGCGGTGGCGGAGGCTACGGCGGTGGCGGAGGCTACGGCGGTGGCGGTGGCGGTGGCGGAGGCTACGGCGGTGGCGGTGGCGGTGGCGGAGGCTACGGTGGCAGTGGTGGCAGTGGCTATCGCGGCGGCGGCGGAAAGGGATCCCGAAGGGGAGATCGACGCCAGCAGCGCGACGGCTTTTAAATCTGAAAAGCTAACGATAAAATTTTCTACCCGCTCTTTTTTTAAAGGGCGGGTTTTTTATATTCCCATCCAATGGTAGAGCGTTTCAAAACACATCCCTTCCTTTGCCACTCGAGAGATAACCCGACAACGTTAATTACTATTCGTCAACAGTCTCAATCACTTTCAACTCGCCCGACTTAACCTCACCGGATCCGACATGCGTATTCACTTTGCACAGGTCACTATCTAAATTCGTCCCAAAGTAGTTTGCCGTGCCCCGACTCAAAGCAAAGTGCATTTCATCAAAGCCTTGCTTCACCGTATCCAGGCTTAACCTAGTGGTCCAAAGCAGCTTCTTTTCTCCTGTTTTACGCAGCAACTGCCAATCGAATGCGGACAGAATCATAAAATACCGCTCATTCTGAAGAATTTCCTGAAGTTCAAATTGGTCCTGAGTTCCCAAGTCTTTTCTCCTCAAGGCTCGATCAAATCCAATAAGTGCCGCATTACTTTGCTCACTGTAATTATACCCTCCCTATTCAAGGACAGAACCGGGTATCCCATCGAGAAAGGAGTCGGATGCTTCGCCTTCTTCACCCGTCTCTTCCTCGACGTCGGTCGGAAAAAGCTCGTCAAAGTCAGCTTGTATCTGGGTCACTCCCCAATTCACGATTATTAGAAGGTCACCCTCTTCCTTAGCCTGTGCCGGGTAGTGGTCTCTAGACCTGAGCTGCTCAGCCAAATTCTCAGCCACTTCGATGAAGGGGACGTCGCTCAATGACTTGTCACTAATTTACCCACCAATCTTTTTACCCTGAACAAGGTGATACGTTTCCGGGACAAGCCCTTCATCCGTCTCTTTCGACTTGAGGTAATTCTCTTCGGCAAAGGAATCCACAAGTACACGGGCTCTTCTCTCCGCAGCGAACAAATCAAAGCTCAGAAAAGCAGAACCAAAAACCAGAACTGCCTTCAACCAGCGGGATTAGCACTCAATCTTCTTTCACGCGGCATAAAATAAAAGACTTAAACTAGCTCTAAGCGTTTTCGGCCTAAATCAATTAAATCAGATGGGATCCCCATCGAAAAGCGCCCAATAAACGTGACCCACCATGACTCTCTTATTCCGCCAAAGCAGCTTGGCAGCTCTCTAAAAAAGTTGAGGCAATCATCGGATGTGGCCGAGGTTCGCGGAGAATTCGAAATTATTCCTCGAGCCCAATTCTCTCGAGAATTCGCTGCAGGTCGTCATTCCCCGTGTATTCGATGACGATTTTGCCCTTCTTCGGGTGATGCTTTAAAGCGACCTTTGAACTCAGATAAGACATCAAGCGCTTTTCAATATCTTCAACCGCGGCCAACTCTACTTCGGGAATGTCCCGCGTCGGGCTTGACTTGAATTTACTCGATTTGCGAATCGATTGCACGAGATCTTCCGAACCACGGACACTAACGCCCTCTTCAATGATTCTCCGGGCTAGCAGCGATT
Coding sequences within it:
- the ruvB gene encoding Holliday junction branch migration DNA helicase RuvB, producing the protein MSEPTHTGTDFYANALESPLNSQTESVLRPHSFQDFVGQSKTIERLKIMSGAARKRNEPLNHLLLSGPPGLGKTSLSFILGAEMGTNVRVTSGPVIEKASDLAGMLTNLQEGDILFIDEIHRLPKTVEEYLYSAMEDYRIDIMIDQGPNARSVRLNIPKFTLVGATTRSGLLTAPLRSRFTLQTRLDYYNTDQLLSIVNRSCDLLNIAVEGEGSAEIASRSRGTPRIANNLVYFVRDYAEEKGDGVITRDIARKALELLEIDRHGLDEMDKRILTTIAKTYKGGPVGLSTIAVAVGEERDTLEEVHEPYLIQNGFLQRTPQGRIITGKGYEAIGLEDKSVPSTPNLL
- a CDS encoding RNA recognition motif domain-containing protein, coding for MDIYVGNLSFDASEDDVRGAFATFGTVESVKMIMDRETGRPRGFAFVNMTGSDEANTAIESLNGSELLGRELRVREATPRPERPRGGGAGGGGYRGGGGGGYGGGGGYGGGGGGGGGYGGGGGGGGGYGGSGGSGYRGGGGKGSRRGDRRQQRDGF